A section of the Chryseobacterium ginsenosidimutans genome encodes:
- a CDS encoding heme-binding domain-containing protein: MKRVLKIMLTIVLFIFIAIQFYQPALNVDKGQVYTTDFTQAYKMPVEVKAMLQTSCYDCHSNNTNYVWYDYVQPMRALVENHIKNAKEDLNFNEWGTYSNRKQERLLNSIKEQIETKQMPLASYTMMHKNTKLNDEQIKVLTNWLKEQD; encoded by the coding sequence ATGAAGAGAGTATTAAAGATAATGTTGACAATAGTGCTGTTTATTTTTATTGCTATTCAATTTTATCAGCCTGCCCTTAATGTAGATAAAGGGCAGGTTTACACAACCGATTTTACCCAAGCGTATAAAATGCCTGTTGAAGTAAAAGCGATGCTTCAAACCTCTTGCTACGATTGTCATAGTAACAATACTAATTATGTTTGGTACGACTATGTGCAACCTATGAGAGCATTAGTAGAAAACCACATAAAAAACGCAAAAGAGGATTTGAATTTCAACGAATGGGGTACATACTCAAATAGGAAGCAGGAAAGATTATTAAACTCAATTAAAGAACAAATCGAAACTAAACAAATGCCCTTAGCATCATATACAATGATGCATAAAAACACAAAACTGAATGATGAGCAAATCAAAGTTTTAACCAATTGGCTAAAAGAGCAGGATTAA
- a CDS encoding DUF3347 domain-containing protein → MKSISKILMVIIVLLSAVNSFAQIKNAKTETVKIYGNCEMCKTTIEKAGNLKNVATVDWNKDTKIATLNYDGKKTNQDEILKRIALAGYDSEKFLAPDDVYAKLSDCCQYKRELKPVAKTRDAGMDMKNEHANHNQSDIAQKNTTETQNVPQLKAVFNNYFSVKDALVKTDAGTSSAKATELVKAIKAVEMTKLSNEEHTVWMKVMKDLTANAEKIAIAKDVTKQREIFALLANNMYELAKVSKQETPVYYQHCPMYNNGKGANWLSKEEAIKNPYYGSKMLTCGSVQETINNK, encoded by the coding sequence ATGAAATCAATATCAAAAATATTGATGGTAATCATCGTATTACTATCAGCCGTAAACAGTTTTGCACAAATCAAAAATGCAAAAACAGAAACTGTAAAAATATATGGCAACTGCGAAATGTGTAAAACAACCATCGAAAAAGCAGGAAATTTAAAAAATGTAGCCACGGTAGATTGGAATAAAGATACCAAGATTGCTACACTCAACTATGATGGTAAAAAAACAAATCAGGACGAAATATTGAAACGCATTGCCTTAGCAGGTTATGACAGTGAGAAATTTTTGGCTCCAGATGATGTATATGCAAAATTATCCGACTGTTGCCAGTATAAAAGGGAACTAAAACCAGTTGCAAAAACCAGAGATGCAGGTATGGATATGAAAAATGAACACGCCAACCATAACCAAAGCGATATAGCTCAAAAAAATACCACTGAAACACAAAATGTACCGCAATTAAAAGCCGTTTTCAATAACTATTTTTCAGTGAAAGATGCGTTGGTAAAAACTGATGCAGGTACTTCTTCCGCAAAAGCTACCGAATTGGTAAAAGCCATTAAAGCAGTAGAAATGACAAAACTTTCCAACGAAGAACATACCGTTTGGATGAAAGTAATGAAAGATTTAACTGCTAATGCAGAAAAAATTGCTATAGCAAAAGATGTTACCAAACAAAGAGAAATTTTCGCTTTACTGGCTAATAATATGTACGAATTAGCCAAAGTTTCAAAACAAGAAACACCTGTTTATTATCAACATTGCCCAATGTACAATAATGGTAAAGGAGCAAATTGGCTAAGCAAAGAAGAAGCAATTAAAAACCCGTATTACGGCTCCAAAATGCTTACTTGCGGTAGCGTACAGGAAACTATTAATAACAAATAA
- a CDS encoding DUF3347 domain-containing protein has product MKNIIFSIITLVTVAAVTISCNQSSNKNSDQQANDSTTIAATPELQSPTHNDTVATVTSTDTSSQEAEKSDVKQAQKFTVAPIIKDYLALKNALVADNDKAAANAGKQLFTTLKNVDMNAIPANKHKEYMEIAENAKENAEHISDNAGKIDHQREHLASLSKDVSDLITLFGTTQKLYQDYCPMYNDGKGAVWINEAKTIKNPYYGSKMLTCGSVKKEF; this is encoded by the coding sequence ATGAAAAATATAATTTTCTCAATCATTACATTAGTAACAGTTGCAGCGGTAACAATTTCCTGCAATCAATCTTCAAATAAAAATAGCGACCAGCAAGCTAATGATAGCACAACAATTGCTGCAACTCCGGAGTTACAATCACCTACACACAATGATACGGTAGCAACTGTTACTTCAACGGATACATCTTCTCAAGAGGCAGAAAAGTCCGATGTGAAGCAAGCTCAAAAGTTTACTGTCGCACCTATAATTAAGGATTATTTGGCTTTAAAAAATGCACTTGTTGCAGATAATGACAAAGCAGCGGCTAATGCAGGAAAGCAATTGTTTACTACCTTAAAAAATGTGGATATGAACGCTATCCCAGCGAATAAACATAAAGAATATATGGAAATAGCGGAAAATGCCAAAGAAAATGCAGAGCATATTAGTGACAATGCTGGTAAAATAGACCACCAGAGAGAGCATTTAGCATCGCTAAGTAAAGACGTTTCTGACCTTATCACATTATTTGGAACTACCCAAAAATTATATCAGGACTACTGCCCAATGTACAATGATGGTAAAGGTGCGGTTTGGATTAACGAAGCTAAGACTATCAAAAATCCTTATTATGGCAGCAAGATGCTTACCTGTGGCTCTGTAAAAAAAGAGTTCTAA
- a CDS encoding DUF305 domain-containing protein, giving the protein MESMENQHEMQHNHKNEKHNTNHSLAMYKRFAVMAVAMFIAMYFIMYAMIDGLQNLILNINNLYMTLLMVSAMLIIELLIMKGMYESKKINWAIITVSLAIGIFSWFGIREQLFVGNKEFVKGMIPHHAAAVLMSEKAKLTDPELIQLQKNILETQAQEIEFMKRKLNEFENK; this is encoded by the coding sequence ATGGAAAGTATGGAAAACCAACACGAAATGCAACATAACCATAAGAATGAAAAGCATAATACTAATCACTCTTTAGCAATGTACAAACGCTTTGCTGTAATGGCTGTTGCTATGTTCATAGCTATGTACTTCATTATGTATGCTATGATTGACGGCTTACAGAACCTTATCCTGAACATCAATAATTTGTATATGACTTTGCTGATGGTTTCTGCAATGTTGATTATAGAACTATTGATAATGAAAGGAATGTATGAAAGCAAAAAAATCAACTGGGCAATCATAACGGTTTCCCTTGCGATTGGTATCTTTTCTTGGTTTGGTATTCGGGAGCAATTATTTGTGGGAAATAAAGAGTTTGTAAAAGGTATGATACCGCATCACGCAGCAGCAGTATTGATGTCTGAAAAAGCTAAGCTTACCGACCCCGAATTGATACAGTTACAAAAAAACATACTGGAAACACAGGCACAAGAAATCGAATTTATGAAGCGTAAGCTAAATGAATTTGAAAACAAATAA